The DNA segment AGCTGTGAACCATTCTCCGATTTCAATGGTCCTGTTATCAGGTCTGTCATATGGATCAACTGTAGTAAATCCTTCCGTTTCATAACTGTACAAATTCCGGGAATGTCCGTCCTCCGGCAGAACAACCTCAAATTTATTATTACTTTTGGGAACCAATGTTATAGGGTAATCCATCTGCTGAAGATGTTTTTTATCCACCTCGAGCAGGATAGGCACATCATCTTTGTCCAGATAGGTTGATTTGATAACACCTTTAGTAGAATAGTTTACATAAAGTTCCAATTCCTTTACCAGAAATTCATTGTGCGTTCTCGACAGCAGCATTTTTTTCAGATAAATACCATCCTGATTCCCTCCCTGCCCCCAAATAAAATTTATAGACTGGCTAGGAGTAAAGTAGCTGGATGTGTTATTTGATATACTTAATGATAGATTGGAAGCATAGATATTTTGCGCATAATATTTACTGTATACCCATGCCATACAGTACCCTATAAAGAGCATCAGTATAAACCAATACCAGTTTTTAATAATCCTGTTAAAAAAATGGGCAAGGTCAAACAATCCGAATGAACCATATTTTCCTTCCTGAGAATCATCTTTCTCAATTTTTGTCTCTTTTTCCGGGATCATAATATTAAAGATTTTTAAGAAGAAGATAGATGGACAATGCCGTTGTGAAAACCGAAACTCCTGTTGTTAAGGTCTGGATAGGATCTTTCCCGAGGCCATTCAGGCTTTTTGCTCTTGTGTTAAGGTATATTTCGTCTCCGTTCTGAACATAATAATAGGGTGAGTTCATAATATCTTCCCGGGTAAGATCAATTCTTGCAATCTTAATTCCTTCCGGAAGTTTTCGGTGGATAACGATATTTTTTTTATCGACATTTCTATTGAGCCCACCGTTCATTGCCAATGCTTCTGTAATATTAAGTGTATTTTTATGCGCTACTTTTTCACCGGTAAGACCTGTTGTTTCAATATCTCCCAGTATATAGTAGGTAATCCCGTCGGTATTCAGTCTTACTTCAGATTTTCCTTCCTGAAAGTTTTCATTAACTTTTGCCTGAATTTCGTCGGCTACATCTTCAATAGTTCTTCCTTCAGCTTTAATATAACCGATACCAAAGACGTTAATATCACCTTTTGAATCTACTTTTAATCCATTAAAATAAAAAACAGAATTCCCTCCGCTGGCTCTCGAATTTCCCTGATTGAATCCTGAACCCACCCCTGAAGCTGATGATCCCTGTACTCCAACGGCTCCGGAAGTATTGAATGAGGAATAAAACTGGGCAGCATCACCTTTTGGAGTTGTAACAATATTAAGATTTAACATGTCATTTCTGGTAATTCTGTAAATGGGAATATTGTAGGGAATAAGCCCTTCCTCGTTAATCACCAGGCTTTCGTTCGGCTGCATATACCGGACATCCCTTGTCGTAATGCAGGAGACCATCAGGAAAGGCAGCATTATTAAAAATAAATACTTGTAATTCTTCATCATATTTTTGAAATTATTGTGAAACAGATCTAATTTCTAGTGTTTTTAATATTTCTCAGCGCATAAATGAAGTGAGGGATATATGCGCCCAAAAAACCTAAAAATATTATAATAAACAGCAAAAGATTAACATTGGTATGTCTCAGACAGTATGCTAAACCAACTACAAAAAGATAGTACAAAATGATATAACCGGACGATTTTCTGTGCGTAAGATTAAGCTTTAAAAGCCTGTGATGAATATGATTTTTATCCGCATCGAAAGGAGACTTTTTGTTGATTAATCTGATAATGATTACATTCAGCGTATCTATAATAGGCAGAATCAGGATAGCCACCGCAACTACCGGAGCAGACTGGAGATGGTACCTTGGAACATCGGGAAGCTTTTTATCAATAAAAATATCAATAAAGGAGATTGAAGTAAATGCCAGCAGAAACCCCAGCAGCATTGATCCCGTATCTCCCATAAAAATTTTACCGGTTCTGCAATTGGATAAATTATAGTATAGAAAAGCCAGCACAGAGCCGATAATGATAACCGATAAAACGACCAGCGGATAATTGTATGAACCTAATCTGTAATAGCTGATTCCGAAAAGCGCACTGCAGACCAAAGAATACCCTCCTGCAAGACCATCAATTCCATCAATAAGATTAAAGGCATTAATAAGAATAATAAAGGTAACGATACTGAAGATCACACTTACAAAATAATTGATTTCATAAATCCCGAAAATTCCGAAGAGATTTCTTATCCTGATATCCGAACCAATCACAACAAGAGATGAAACAATAACCTGCGCAACAAGTTTCTTGTAAGCCCTCATAATGACAATATCGTCCATTACGCCTACATAAAGCAGGATAACCAATGAGGCAAAGAGAAATTTATAAAGATCAAAAAGTTCATAGGCAAAAATAGGCGCACAGATTCCGATGGAATAAAATATGGCAATCCCTCCCAGATTTGCAATTTTTCGCAAATGAGAACTTCTAATTCCCGGCTCATCCATCAGATTCTTTTTTCTGGAAATCTTGATAATGGTAGGAATTGAAAAAAATGTGATTAAAAAAGAGAATAAAAAACCAAGTCCTATTTTAATGTAAAATATGGGAAGACCCGATTGAGCTAAAAATAATTCAAAATTTTTCATTTTTTTTCATTTAAAAGCACTGTTCTACTCTGTTGAGAATATCCGGAAAAGTTGTGTAAGCTTCCCCGAAACAGCACTTACATCTGTGTTTTTATATAAATTTTCTTATCAGTTTTTTCTGCCCTGCAAAAAATAAAAGATAAAATATGTTTTTTTTCAATGACAAAGATAATAGATAATTCTTACCAAAACGATTAAATTGCAATAAATTTTTAAGTTTTATATCCCTTTTATTCATAAAAAATTCAAGCTTTTCACACATTTTATAAAAAACCTCATCATTTTTTACAAAAGCAAGATATGCTATAAACGAATACACCCCTTCAAAAATCTGAAAGTTCTTAAGCTCGCCTACTTTATCCGAATATTTTGTTGTTTTAAAATACTCTTCCACCTCCTCTACTGCCCTTAAAATATCAAGTCCTTTTTCGGTGTGGGTTTTACTGATGGAATCGGTTCTTTCAAGATAATGGTAATGGAAATTCTGGGTCTGGGCTACCGTTGTACAATCCAGTAAAAG comes from the Chryseobacterium nepalense genome and includes:
- a CDS encoding glycosyltransferase family 4 protein gives rise to the protein MKNFELFLAQSGLPIFYIKIGLGFLFSFLITFFSIPTIIKISRKKNLMDEPGIRSSHLRKIANLGGIAIFYSIGICAPIFAYELFDLYKFLFASLVILLYVGVMDDIVIMRAYKKLVAQVIVSSLVVIGSDIRIRNLFGIFGIYEINYFVSVIFSIVTFIILINAFNLIDGIDGLAGGYSLVCSALFGISYYRLGSYNYPLVVLSVIIIGSVLAFLYYNLSNCRTGKIFMGDTGSMLLGFLLAFTSISFIDIFIDKKLPDVPRYHLQSAPVVAVAILILPIIDTLNVIIIRLINKKSPFDADKNHIHHRLLKLNLTHRKSSGYIILYYLFVVGLAYCLRHTNVNLLLFIIIFLGFLGAYIPHFIYALRNIKNTRN
- a CDS encoding polysaccharide biosynthesis/export family protein — its product is MMKNYKYLFLIMLPFLMVSCITTRDVRYMQPNESLVINEEGLIPYNIPIYRITRNDMLNLNIVTTPKGDAAQFYSSFNTSGAVGVQGSSASGVGSGFNQGNSRASGGNSVFYFNGLKVDSKGDINVFGIGYIKAEGRTIEDVADEIQAKVNENFQEGKSEVRLNTDGITYYILGDIETTGLTGEKVAHKNTLNITEALAMNGGLNRNVDKKNIVIHRKLPEGIKIARIDLTREDIMNSPYYYVQNGDEIYLNTRAKSLNGLGKDPIQTLTTGVSVFTTALSIYLLLKNL